In one Bosea sp. RAC05 genomic region, the following are encoded:
- a CDS encoding Trm112 family protein: MTESVTETATRIDPKLLEILVCPLTKTTLEYDAAKQELVSRAARLAYPIRDGIPIMLPEEARPLDE, translated from the coding sequence ATGACCGAGTCCGTCACCGAAACCGCCACCCGCATCGACCCCAAGCTGCTGGAAATCCTCGTCTGCCCGCTGACCAAGACCACCCTGGAGTATGACGCCGCGAAGCAGGAGCTGGTCAGCCGCGCGGCCAGGCTCGCCTACCCGATCCGCGACGGCATCCCGATCATGCTGCCCGAGGAAGCGCGTCCGCTGGACGAGTGA
- a CDS encoding P-II family nitrogen regulator, which translates to MKIVMAIIKPFKLEEVRDGLTAIGVHGLTVTEVKGYGRQKGHTEIYRGAEYAVSFLPKIKIEVAVSDELVGKVIEAITAAARTGQIGDGKIFVSSIEKAVRIRTGETDGDAL; encoded by the coding sequence ATGAAGATCGTGATGGCTATCATCAAGCCGTTCAAGCTGGAGGAGGTGCGCGACGGGCTCACCGCCATCGGCGTGCACGGCCTGACCGTGACCGAGGTGAAGGGCTATGGCCGGCAGAAGGGCCATACCGAGATCTACCGTGGCGCCGAATACGCCGTGAGCTTCCTGCCCAAGATCAAGATCGAGGTCGCCGTCTCCGACGAGCTCGTCGGCAAGGTGATCGAGGCGATCACGGCAGCCGCCCGCACCGGCCAGATCGGTGACGGCAAGATCTTCGTGTCGTCGATCGAGAAGGCCGTGCGCATCCGCACCGGCGAGACCGACGGCGACGCCCTCTGA
- a CDS encoding ammonium transporter, which produces MHFKTISRVGLVALALAAAGGALAQTPAAPVPNKGDVAFMMSSTVLVFLMTIPGLALFYGGLVRSKNMLSVLTQVFAIVSIVALMWVIFGYSLAFTNGGGLNDYVGGFSKAFLRGVDATTTVATFSNGVVIPEYVYLAFQMTFACITPALIVGAFAERMKFSALLLFTVLWVTFIYFPMAHMVWYWGGPDAVGNAAKALAEAGADGKAAAQAALDAVNADAGMLFKWGALDFAGGTVVHINAGIAGLVGCILIGKRIGYGKELMAPHSLTMTLIGGALLWVGWFGFNAGSNLEANGTAALAMVNTFVATAAAAVAWLFVEWAVKGKPSMLGMVSGAVAGLVAVTPAAGFAGPMGCIILGLVAGTICFVFCSTVKNALGYDDSLDVFGIHCIGGILGALATGILVNVNLGGAGIPDYASKPGELAVGAYEFGTAFMAQVKAVLFTLVFSGVGSLILFKIVDVVVGLRVAPDAEREGLDIAEHGERAYHA; this is translated from the coding sequence ATGCATTTCAAGACCATCAGCCGGGTCGGGCTCGTCGCGCTGGCGCTGGCCGCCGCCGGCGGCGCGCTCGCCCAGACGCCCGCCGCTCCCGTCCCCAACAAGGGTGACGTCGCCTTCATGATGAGCTCGACCGTCCTGGTCTTCCTCATGACGATCCCGGGCCTCGCCCTGTTCTATGGCGGCCTCGTCCGCAGCAAGAACATGCTCTCGGTGCTCACCCAGGTCTTCGCGATCGTCAGCATCGTCGCCCTGATGTGGGTGATCTTCGGCTACTCGCTCGCCTTCACCAATGGCGGCGGCCTGAACGACTATGTCGGCGGCTTCTCGAAGGCCTTCCTGCGCGGCGTCGACGCCACCACCACCGTCGCCACCTTCTCCAACGGCGTCGTCATCCCCGAATATGTCTATCTGGCCTTCCAGATGACCTTCGCCTGCATCACGCCGGCCCTCATCGTCGGCGCCTTCGCCGAGCGCATGAAGTTCTCGGCGCTGCTGCTCTTCACCGTCCTCTGGGTCACCTTCATCTACTTCCCGATGGCCCACATGGTCTGGTACTGGGGCGGCCCGGATGCGGTCGGCAACGCCGCCAAGGCCCTCGCGGAGGCTGGCGCCGACGGCAAGGCCGCTGCCCAGGCCGCGCTCGACGCCGTCAACGCCGATGCCGGCATGCTCTTCAAGTGGGGCGCGCTCGACTTCGCCGGCGGCACCGTGGTGCACATCAATGCGGGCATCGCCGGCCTCGTCGGCTGCATCCTGATCGGCAAGCGCATCGGCTATGGCAAGGAGCTGATGGCCCCGCACTCGCTGACCATGACCCTGATCGGCGGCGCCCTGCTCTGGGTCGGCTGGTTCGGCTTCAACGCCGGCTCGAACCTCGAGGCCAACGGCACCGCCGCCCTGGCGATGGTCAACACCTTCGTCGCCACCGCCGCCGCGGCCGTCGCCTGGCTGTTCGTGGAATGGGCCGTCAAGGGCAAGCCCTCGATGCTCGGCATGGTCTCCGGCGCGGTCGCCGGCCTCGTCGCCGTCACCCCGGCCGCGGGCTTCGCCGGCCCGATGGGCTGCATCATCCTCGGCCTCGTCGCCGGCACGATCTGCTTCGTCTTCTGCTCGACGGTGAAGAACGCGCTCGGCTACGACGACTCGCTCGACGTCTTCGGCATCCACTGCATCGGCGGCATCCTGGGTGCGCTCGCCACCGGCATTCTCGTCAACGTCAATCTCGGCGGCGCGGGCATCCCGGACTACGCCTCGAAGCCCGGCGAACTGGCGGTCGGTGCCTATGAGTTCGGCACCGCCTTCATGGCTCAGGTCAAGGCCGTGCTGTTCACGCTGGTCTTCAGCGGCGTCGGCTCGCTGATCCTGTTCAAGATCGTCGACGTGGTCGTCGGCCTGCGCGTCGCCCCCGACGCGGAGCGCGAGGGCCTCGACATCGCCGAGCACGGCGAGCGCGCCTACCACGCTTGA
- a CDS encoding NAD-glutamate dehydrogenase, whose amino-acid sequence MGKRVTNATAAAVFAIESAAADHPGAMPPEFPRLLYGRAVAEDLEALPADMLARAAAAAHAHLLAPRAPQAINLRLRDEAFDSDGRQRQATILEVVNENKPFLLDSTLSELAEQGYEPRLVSHPILAVARAADGAFLSLAGEAAGRAPEGTRRESLIQIVLERIDAPEARDRLCAGLERVYADVGLAVEDWAAMRGRITEVIQAYRANPPPLPEDEVGEALQFLEWIAGDNFTLLGIRAYRFPNGDAAADPIEGSGLGILRDPAVKVLRKNREMVTVTPEIRAFLAKPQALIITKANVKSRVHRRVHLDYVGVKLFTPDGRLDGELRIVGLLTSNAYTGSALAIPYLRLKVARVAKNIGFDPASYSGRALYNVLDAYPRDELFQIDGATLESFALAILQLTERPRIRALARVDEFDRFVSILVFIPKDRYDTRVRRRVGEFLASIYQGRISAAYPAYPEGPLARTHYIIGRDEGKTPKIDRATLEAGITAIVRTWSDGLKDVLDAQRSGPAARALAERYAEAFGAAYRDRFSPSETLADIDLLQKLSAERARAVDLYRREGDPATRANLKVFSRGAAISLSARVPVLENMGFRVVNERTYNITPQPAAGEAADTTRVWLHDMTLERADDGEIDVSRLGPALEAAMMAQFRGLAESDRFDQLVLAAGLAWREASLLRALGRYLRQVGAPYAQGYIADALARHPAIAAGLVALFTAKFDPRLAEAERRTGMEAERRAIETALDAVSSLDEDRILRRLVNLIDAALRTNFFQIGPDGQPRGTISIKYDCAKVDSLPLPRPLYEIFVYSPRVEGIHLRFGKVARGGLRWSDRPQDFRTEVLGLVKAQQVKNAVIVPVGAKGGFVPKHLPPASDRAAWFAEGTESYRIFVRTLLELTDNLDGETVIPPADTVRHDGDDPYLVVAADKGTATFSDTANALSLEKHHWLGDAFASGGSQGYDHKKMGITARGAWEAVKRHFREIDIDIQTTPFTVAGVGDMSGDVFGNGMLLSPAIRLVAAFDHRDIFLDPDPDPAKSLAERQRLFDLPRSSWQDYDKSLISAGGGVFSRQAKSIPLSPAVQALLGLSKAEVSPPELMTAILKSHVDLLWFGGIGTYIRASDESDAQVGDRANDPIRITGGEVGARVIGEGANLGCTQRGRIEAARAGIRLNTDAIDNSAGVNTSDVEVNIKIALAGPVQDGRLPEAARNTLLAEMTDEVGDLVLRNNYLQTLALSLTEARGTGATPGLRYLMQTLEAQGRLDRAVEYLPSDAVLAEREKRGEALTRPELAVLIAYAKLALHDALLESDVPDDLYLNSELIRYFPQALRERYASDIAGHKLRREIVATQLANAIVNRGGPTLVPVLSALTHAEIPAIAAAYAVARDAFDLISLNGTIDALDAKLPGKIQLGLYGAVQDLLRDRMGWFLRRGAARPGTIEATVSHYRAGVSALAETLEMLLPEVQAHARQARIAVLTAEGVPAALAARIASLPTLAQATEIVDIAGQTGGDIASVAAIHFGVDSIFGLSALAAAAAAVPATDDYERLARERAVETLFDAQAGLTREIAAGGTSLDAWQEARRSDVERCRTTVQAIAASGLSLPKLMVAAGMLADLPARAPERPPNRKPRDDRVRHRNRHPHRPQAAGNPRLPADQDHPGV is encoded by the coding sequence ATGGGCAAGCGCGTGACCAATGCGACGGCTGCCGCCGTTTTCGCAATCGAGAGCGCAGCAGCCGACCATCCCGGAGCGATGCCGCCCGAATTTCCGCGCCTGCTCTACGGCCGCGCCGTCGCCGAGGATCTCGAGGCCCTTCCCGCCGACATGCTGGCCCGGGCCGCAGCCGCAGCCCATGCGCATCTGCTGGCGCCACGCGCACCCCAGGCGATCAATCTCCGCTTGCGGGACGAGGCCTTCGACAGCGATGGCCGGCAGCGCCAGGCCACGATTCTCGAGGTCGTCAACGAAAACAAGCCGTTCCTGCTCGATTCGACGCTGTCCGAACTCGCCGAGCAGGGCTACGAGCCGCGTCTCGTCTCGCATCCGATCCTGGCGGTCGCCCGCGCCGCCGACGGTGCCTTCCTCTCGCTGGCCGGCGAGGCGGCGGGCCGGGCCCCCGAAGGCACGCGCCGCGAGAGCCTGATCCAGATCGTGCTCGAACGCATCGATGCGCCCGAGGCACGTGACCGGCTCTGCGCGGGGCTGGAGCGCGTCTATGCCGATGTCGGGCTCGCGGTCGAGGACTGGGCCGCGATGCGCGGCCGAATCACCGAGGTGATCCAGGCCTATCGCGCCAATCCGCCGCCACTGCCGGAAGACGAGGTCGGCGAGGCGCTGCAGTTTCTCGAATGGATCGCCGGCGACAACTTCACCCTGCTCGGCATCCGCGCCTACCGCTTCCCCAACGGCGATGCGGCGGCCGATCCGATCGAGGGCTCCGGCCTCGGCATCCTGCGCGATCCTGCCGTCAAGGTGCTCCGCAAGAACCGCGAGATGGTCACCGTCACGCCGGAGATCCGCGCCTTCCTGGCCAAGCCCCAGGCGCTCATCATCACCAAGGCGAACGTCAAGAGCCGGGTCCACCGCCGCGTCCATCTCGATTATGTCGGGGTCAAGCTGTTCACGCCGGACGGGCGGCTCGACGGCGAATTGCGCATCGTCGGCCTGCTGACCTCGAACGCCTACACCGGCAGCGCGCTCGCCATTCCCTATCTGCGCCTCAAGGTCGCCCGCGTCGCCAAGAACATCGGCTTCGATCCGGCGAGCTATTCCGGCCGCGCCCTCTACAACGTGCTCGATGCCTATCCGCGCGACGAGCTCTTCCAGATCGACGGTGCGACGCTGGAAAGCTTCGCGCTCGCCATCCTGCAGCTCACCGAGCGGCCACGCATCCGCGCGCTGGCCCGCGTTGACGAGTTCGACCGCTTCGTCTCGATCCTCGTCTTCATTCCGAAGGACCGCTACGACACCCGCGTGCGCCGCCGCGTCGGCGAGTTCCTGGCGAGCATCTACCAGGGCCGGATCTCGGCTGCCTATCCCGCCTATCCGGAGGGGCCGCTCGCCCGCACCCACTACATCATCGGCCGCGACGAGGGGAAAACCCCGAAGATCGACCGGGCCACGCTGGAAGCCGGCATCACCGCGATCGTGCGGACCTGGAGCGACGGCCTGAAGGACGTGCTCGATGCGCAGCGATCCGGGCCCGCCGCCCGCGCGCTGGCCGAGCGCTATGCCGAGGCCTTCGGCGCCGCCTATCGCGACCGCTTCTCGCCCTCCGAGACGCTGGCCGACATCGACCTGCTGCAGAAGCTCTCGGCCGAGCGCGCGCGGGCCGTCGACCTCTACCGCCGCGAGGGCGACCCGGCGACCCGGGCCAACCTCAAGGTCTTCTCCCGCGGCGCGGCGATCTCGCTCTCGGCCCGCGTGCCCGTGCTGGAGAACATGGGCTTCCGCGTCGTCAACGAGCGGACCTACAACATCACGCCGCAGCCGGCCGCCGGCGAAGCCGCCGACACCACCCGCGTCTGGCTCCACGACATGACGCTGGAGCGCGCCGACGACGGCGAGATCGACGTGTCCCGCCTCGGGCCCGCGCTCGAAGCGGCGATGATGGCGCAGTTCCGCGGGCTGGCGGAGTCGGACCGCTTCGACCAGCTCGTCCTGGCGGCGGGCCTCGCCTGGCGCGAGGCCTCGCTGCTGCGGGCGCTCGGGCGCTATCTGCGCCAGGTCGGGGCGCCCTATGCGCAGGGCTACATCGCCGACGCGCTGGCCCGGCATCCCGCGATCGCGGCAGGCCTGGTCGCGCTGTTCACCGCGAAGTTCGATCCCCGCCTGGCCGAAGCCGAGCGCCGGACAGGGATGGAGGCCGAGCGCCGGGCGATCGAGACCGCACTCGACGCCGTCAGCAGCCTCGACGAAGACCGCATCCTGCGCCGCCTCGTCAACCTGATCGACGCGGCCCTGCGCACCAATTTCTTCCAGATCGGCCCCGACGGGCAGCCCCGCGGCACGATCTCGATCAAGTACGACTGCGCCAAGGTCGATTCGCTGCCGCTGCCGCGCCCGCTCTACGAGATCTTCGTCTATTCGCCGCGCGTCGAGGGCATCCATCTGCGCTTCGGCAAGGTCGCCCGCGGCGGCCTGCGCTGGTCCGACCGGCCGCAGGATTTCCGCACCGAGGTGCTCGGCCTCGTCAAGGCACAGCAGGTCAAGAACGCGGTGATCGTGCCCGTCGGCGCCAAGGGCGGCTTCGTGCCCAAGCACCTGCCGCCGGCCTCGGACCGGGCGGCCTGGTTCGCCGAGGGCACCGAGAGCTACCGCATCTTCGTGCGCACCCTGCTCGAGCTCACCGACAATCTCGATGGCGAGACGGTGATTCCGCCGGCCGACACCGTGCGCCATGACGGCGACGATCCCTATCTCGTCGTCGCCGCCGACAAGGGCACGGCGACCTTCTCCGACACCGCCAACGCGCTCTCGCTGGAGAAGCACCACTGGCTCGGCGATGCCTTCGCCTCGGGTGGCTCGCAGGGCTACGACCACAAGAAGATGGGCATCACCGCCCGCGGCGCCTGGGAGGCGGTGAAGCGCCATTTCCGCGAGATCGACATCGACATCCAGACGACGCCCTTCACCGTGGCGGGCGTCGGCGACATGTCGGGCGACGTCTTCGGCAATGGCATGCTGCTGTCGCCGGCGATCCGGCTCGTCGCCGCCTTCGACCACCGCGACATCTTTCTCGATCCCGATCCCGACCCGGCCAAGTCGCTGGCAGAGCGCCAGCGCCTGTTCGATCTGCCGCGCTCCTCCTGGCAGGACTATGACAAGAGCCTGATCTCAGCCGGTGGCGGCGTCTTCTCGCGCCAGGCCAAGAGCATCCCGCTCTCGCCGGCCGTGCAGGCCCTCCTGGGCCTGTCCAAGGCCGAGGTTTCGCCGCCGGAGCTGATGACCGCGATCCTGAAGTCGCATGTCGACCTGCTCTGGTTCGGCGGCATCGGCACCTATATCCGCGCCTCCGACGAGAGCGACGCGCAGGTCGGTGACCGCGCCAACGACCCGATCCGCATCACGGGCGGCGAGGTCGGCGCCCGTGTGATCGGCGAGGGCGCCAATCTCGGCTGCACCCAGCGCGGCCGCATCGAGGCCGCCCGCGCCGGCATCCGCCTGAACACCGACGCGATCGACAACTCCGCCGGCGTCAACACCTCCGACGTCGAGGTCAACATCAAGATCGCGCTCGCCGGCCCGGTCCAGGACGGCCGCCTGCCGGAAGCGGCCCGCAACACGCTGCTGGCGGAGATGACCGACGAGGTCGGTGACCTCGTCCTGCGCAACAACTACCTGCAGACGCTGGCGCTGTCCCTCACCGAGGCCCGCGGCACCGGCGCGACTCCGGGCCTGCGTTACCTGATGCAGACGCTGGAGGCGCAGGGGCGGCTCGACCGCGCGGTCGAATACCTGCCGAGCGACGCCGTGCTGGCAGAGCGCGAGAAGCGCGGCGAGGCGCTGACGCGGCCCGAACTCGCGGTGCTGATCGCCTATGCCAAGCTCGCCTTGCACGACGCGCTGCTGGAATCCGACGTTCCCGACGACCTCTATCTCAACAGCGAGCTCATCCGCTATTTCCCGCAGGCGCTGCGCGAGCGCTATGCCTCCGACATCGCCGGCCACAAGCTGCGCCGCGAGATCGTCGCGACGCAGCTCGCCAACGCCATCGTCAACCGTGGCGGGCCGACCCTGGTGCCGGTGCTCTCGGCGCTCACCCATGCCGAGATCCCCGCCATCGCCGCCGCCTATGCGGTGGCGCGCGACGCCTTCGACCTGATCTCGCTCAACGGCACGATCGACGCGCTCGACGCGAAACTGCCCGGCAAGATCCAGCTCGGGCTCTATGGCGCCGTACAGGACCTGCTGCGCGACCGCATGGGCTGGTTCCTGCGGCGCGGCGCGGCGCGGCCGGGCACGATCGAGGCCACGGTCTCGCATTACCGCGCCGGCGTCAGCGCATTGGCCGAGACCCTCGAGATGCTCCTGCCGGAGGTCCAGGCCCATGCCCGCCAGGCCCGCATCGCCGTGCTGACGGCCGAAGGCGTGCCGGCGGCCCTCGCCGCGCGCATCGCCAGCCTGCCGACCCTGGCCCAGGCGACCGAGATCGTCGACATCGCCGGGCAGACCGGCGGCGACATCGCCTCCGTCGCCGCGATTCATTTCGGCGTCGATTCGATCTTCGGCCTGTCGGCTCTCGCGGCCGCCGCCGCCGCGGTTCCCGCCACCGATGATTACGAGCGTCTCGCCCGCGAACGCGCCGTCGAGACGCTGTTCGACGCCCAGGCCGGCCTGACCCGCGAGATCGCGGCCGGCGGCACGAGCCTCGACGCCTGGCAGGAGGCGCGCCGCAGCGACGTCGAGCGCTGCCGCACCACCGTCCAGGCCATCGCCGCCTCGGGCCTGTCCCTCCCGAAACTCATGGTGGCGGCCGGCATGCTGGCCGATCTGCCCGCAAGAGCGCCTGAGCGCCCGCCCAACCGAAAGCCCCGCGATGACCGAGTCCGTCACCGAAACCGCCACCCGCATCGACCCCAAGCTGCTGGAAATCCTCGTCTGCCCGCTGACCAAGACCACCCTGGAGTATGA
- a CDS encoding ubiquinone biosynthesis hydroxylase yields MSEQTRPGEAIVIAGGGIAGLSLALALKQVLGRAFAVIVADPAFARPARPDTRAYAVAAAAQVMLQSLGIWDKIAGDAQAMTEMVVSDSRSGDVVRPVFLTFDGEVEPGQPFAHMVGSGALIEALTAACREVGVELRDEGVTRFDSGDAGVSVAFAGGETLRARLLVAADGARSRLREQAGIGWVGWDYGQSGLVATIGHERPHGGRAVEHFLPSGPFAILPLSDGGRLGHRSSMVWSERNENVPALLSLDEEGMLAEIERRFGLELGEIALESPVTAHPLGFGVARRFVGERLALLGDAAHLIHPIAGQGLNLGLKDVAALAEVIVDAARLGLDPGAADVLEGYERARRFDTVAMGAATDGLNRLFSNDATPLRLARDLGLGLVDRLPGLKRFFIREAAGVAGAPPRLLRGEAL; encoded by the coding sequence ATGAGCGAGCAGACACGGCCGGGCGAGGCGATCGTCATCGCCGGCGGCGGCATTGCCGGGCTTTCGCTGGCGCTCGCGCTGAAGCAGGTGCTCGGTCGCGCCTTCGCGGTGATCGTCGCCGATCCCGCCTTCGCACGCCCGGCGCGCCCCGATACGCGCGCCTATGCGGTCGCCGCCGCGGCGCAGGTGATGCTCCAGTCGCTCGGCATCTGGGACAAGATCGCGGGTGACGCACAGGCCATGACCGAGATGGTCGTGTCCGACAGCCGCAGCGGCGATGTCGTGCGCCCGGTCTTCCTGACCTTCGACGGCGAGGTCGAGCCGGGGCAGCCCTTCGCCCATATGGTCGGCAGCGGGGCGCTGATCGAAGCGTTGACCGCCGCCTGCCGCGAGGTGGGCGTCGAGCTGCGGGACGAAGGCGTCACGCGCTTCGACAGCGGCGATGCCGGCGTCAGCGTCGCGTTTGCGGGCGGCGAGACGCTGCGGGCCCGGCTGCTGGTCGCGGCCGACGGCGCCCGGTCCCGGTTGCGCGAGCAGGCCGGCATCGGCTGGGTCGGCTGGGATTACGGCCAGTCGGGGCTGGTGGCGACGATCGGCCATGAGCGGCCGCATGGTGGGCGGGCCGTCGAGCATTTCCTGCCCTCGGGCCCCTTCGCGATCTTGCCGCTGAGCGATGGCGGGCGGCTCGGCCATCGCTCCTCGATGGTCTGGAGCGAGCGCAACGAGAATGTGCCGGCGCTGCTCTCGCTCGATGAGGAGGGCATGCTGGCGGAGATCGAGCGGCGCTTCGGGCTGGAACTCGGCGAGATCGCGCTGGAGAGCCCGGTCACGGCGCATCCGCTCGGCTTCGGCGTGGCGCGCCGCTTCGTCGGCGAGCGCCTGGCCCTGCTCGGCGACGCCGCCCATCTGATCCATCCGATCGCCGGCCAGGGCCTCAATCTCGGCCTCAAGGACGTCGCGGCGCTGGCGGAGGTGATCGTCGATGCCGCCCGTCTCGGGCTCGATCCGGGCGCTGCCGACGTGCTGGAAGGCTATGAGCGGGCGCGCCGCTTCGACACGGTGGCGATGGGCGCGGCCACCGACGGGCTCAACCGGCTGTTTTCCAACGACGCGACGCCGCTGCGGCTGGCGCGCGACCTGGGCCTGGGGCTGGTCGACCGGCTGCCGGGGCTGAAGCGCTTCTTCATCCGCGAGGCGGCCGGCGTCGCGGGCGCGCCGCCCCGGCTGCTCCGTGGCGAGGCGCTCTGA
- a CDS encoding peroxidase-related enzyme (This protein belongs to a clade of uncharacterized proteins related to peroxidases such as the alkylhydroperoxidase AhpD.) codes for MALDLPPGALGAENQAYFDKCMDKLGFVPNVLVAYAHDDAKLSAFAAFYNDLMLAPSGLSKLEREMIAVAVSSVNRCYYCLTAHGAAVRQLSQDPVLGELMAMNHRAADLSARHRAMLDFAVKLTETPHLVGESDREGLRAVGFGERDIWDVSAVAAFYNMSNRMASAVDMRPNAEYHRQAR; via the coding sequence ATGGCGCTCGATCTGCCGCCGGGGGCGCTTGGCGCGGAGAACCAGGCCTATTTCGACAAGTGCATGGACAAGCTCGGCTTCGTGCCGAACGTGCTCGTGGCCTACGCCCATGACGACGCCAAGCTTTCGGCCTTCGCCGCCTTCTACAACGACCTGATGCTGGCCCCGTCCGGGCTGTCGAAGCTCGAGCGCGAGATGATCGCGGTCGCGGTGTCGAGCGTGAACCGCTGCTATTACTGCCTGACGGCCCATGGCGCCGCGGTGCGGCAGCTCTCGCAGGATCCGGTGCTGGGCGAGCTGATGGCGATGAACCACCGCGCCGCCGATCTGTCGGCGCGCCACCGCGCCATGCTCGACTTCGCGGTCAAGCTGACGGAGACACCCCATCTCGTCGGCGAGAGCGATCGGGAAGGCCTGCGAGCGGTCGGGTTCGGCGAGCGGGACATCTGGGACGTCTCGGCGGTGGCCGCCTTCTACAACATGTCGAACCGTATGGCCTCGGCCGTCGACATGCGCCCCAATGCCGAATATCACCGCCAGGCCCGATGA
- the tesB gene encoding acyl-CoA thioesterase II, with the protein MSQISDSLMSILDLEPLERNLFRGRSPRVGWPRVFGGQVIAQSLYAACKTVEGRQPHSLHAYFLLGGDPEIPIIYEVDRLRDGRSFTTRRVLAIQKGEAIFAMSASFQVEEPGYEHQMPMPDVPPPEDLPDRDAMSRDILPNMPKAVRAYYQRERPIEIRPVELRRYAGTGEAMEPRFHVWIRAMQPLPDDPAIHQAVLAYASDLMLLDSSLIAHGTTVFDPQVQAASLDHALWFHRPFRADDWLLYAQDSPSASGARGFSRGLVFDRQGQLVASVAQEGLVRPRPDRA; encoded by the coding sequence ATGTCCCAGATCAGCGACTCCCTGATGTCGATCCTCGACCTCGAGCCGCTCGAGCGCAATCTGTTCCGGGGTCGCAGCCCCCGTGTCGGCTGGCCGCGCGTCTTCGGCGGGCAGGTTATCGCGCAGTCGCTCTACGCCGCCTGCAAGACGGTGGAGGGCCGCCAGCCGCATTCGCTGCACGCCTATTTCCTCCTCGGCGGCGATCCCGAAATCCCGATCATCTACGAGGTCGACCGGCTGCGCGACGGCCGCTCCTTCACGACGCGGCGCGTGCTGGCGATCCAGAAGGGCGAGGCGATCTTCGCCATGTCCGCCTCCTTCCAGGTCGAGGAGCCCGGCTACGAGCACCAGATGCCGATGCCCGACGTCCCCCCGCCGGAGGATCTGCCCGATCGCGACGCGATGAGCCGCGATATCCTGCCCAACATGCCCAAGGCGGTCCGCGCCTATTACCAGCGCGAACGGCCGATCGAGATCCGCCCGGTCGAGCTCCGGCGCTATGCCGGCACGGGCGAGGCGATGGAGCCGCGCTTCCATGTCTGGATCCGGGCGATGCAGCCGCTTCCCGACGACCCGGCGATCCACCAGGCGGTGCTCGCCTATGCTTCGGACCTGATGCTGCTCGATTCGAGCCTGATCGCCCACGGCACCACGGTCTTCGATCCGCAGGTCCAGGCCGCCAGCCTCGACCATGCGCTCTGGTTCCACCGGCCGTTCCGGGCCGATGACTGGCTGCTCTATGCGCAGGACAGCCCCTCGGCCTCGGGCGCGCGCGGCTTCTCGCGCGGGCTGGTCTTCGACCGGCAGGGCCAGCTCGTCGCCTCGGTCGCGCAGGAGGGCCTGGTCCGGCCGCGGCCCGACCGCGCCTGA